The proteins below come from a single Bactrocera dorsalis isolate Fly_Bdor chromosome 5, ASM2337382v1, whole genome shotgun sequence genomic window:
- the LOC115065931 gene encoding uncharacterized protein LOC115065931 has translation MRCPRLWLIFTWLLGSCLHSTNLISMVKFTNVNCITLDKPFADFAYCKLKALSRDKVALSLRVKLFEIPVNNVSLNVEFFKKYNGYRPFLFNKTLNFCEFLRNKKRIGLLEIIFKFLEPHSNINHTCPYNNDIIVDRLILKPNYFALLPLPAGEYRIKITVGAYNDWKAIVNVFLQTWE, from the exons ATGCGCTGTCCGCGGTTGTGGTTGATTTTTACTTGGTTGCTTGGCTCTTGTCTTCATTCTACTAATCTTATATCGATGGTCAAATTTACGAATGTTAACTGTATAACGCTGGATAAACCATTTGCTGATTTCGCCTATTGTAAGCTCAAAGCGTTGTCTCGCGATAAAGTCGCTCTTTCGTTGCGCGTTAAACTCTTTGAAATTCCAGTAAATAATGTCAGC TTAAATGTagaatttttcaagaaatataaCGGATATCGACCCTTCCTGTTcaacaaaacattaaatttttgcgAATTCCTCCGCAATAAAAAGCGTATCGGccttttggaaataatttttaaatttttggaaccGCATTCAAATATCAACCACACCTGTCCATATAAT AATGATATTATCGTCGATCGACTTATTTTAAAACCAAACTATTTTGCTTTGTTGCCACTGCCAGCGGGGGAATATCGCATAAAGATAACTGTTGGTGCTTATAATGATTGGAAAGCAATTGTCAATGTATTTCTACAAACTTGGGAATAA